The sequence below is a genomic window from Hyperolius riggenbachi isolate aHypRig1 chromosome 7, aHypRig1.pri, whole genome shotgun sequence.
ggtagtcttgagcagcacactctgcacactatGTTGCAGGGGATGCAAGGCACAGAcatagcagggagccagctggcaagagcaggatcacttgtGCAAGATCCTtaagctcctctgccagtaacaaaacctgcttcacTATCTGTTCtgttccactgactcgcatataagcagagggggtaacttttcagcacattttgcgtgctgaaaattaggcttatacacaagtGTATAAGGTAACGTAAATCTTCAATACCTGTTCATTGCTTATTCTAACTTATCTCAACAGGACATCAAACTAACTATGAATTAGCATTATCAAACCCATTAACATTTTTAACAGATCTGCTGTCTGTCGATGTATACGTTTTTGTTTCCATAAGAGTATGTTGTAGCATGCTTTGACAACAAACCGCAAAAAGTCCTGGTTTTGAGtggatttttttatgtttttatttcattctACCACCATCAAACCTACTTAATTTATGGCTTGGGCTAATGTTTCTGCTAATTTTAACTTCTACCTGGCAGCAGAGTGCAAacaagaaattgttttttttccaacttCCATTGAAAGCACTAGTGAGAAGTTGTAGTCCGTTTCTATAGAACTTAATTGTGCCAGTCAGCATCCATGGCGTATGCGGTGCCTGGAAAAGGCATACAAGATGGGAACTTGCGTTCCCCCTACTACAATAGAGGCAACGGATACATTGACTGAACGGATCCTTTGACATGTCCATTTATCCGCTTGTGTCCCCTTTTAGGCCTATtgtctaaaggcccgtacacatgccAGATGGATGTAACCCAATGGGGATCGGGACCAGGTCCCTCGGGGCAACATTGCTGGGCCAAGTCCATATAGACACAATGCTGATCAATGCGTTCAGTTGCAGTGCAAAGGGATGAAGCAGTACAGATGTAATATCACACTGTGGACAGGGAGAACAAAGCTATCGGCCTTCGCTTGGCTGCATTGATCCACCTGGTGCATAGCTGGTCGGATgtcgggctgctgtacacacgccggattattGGCAGGGACAGTAGTTATcattgtgtatgggcctttagaccaTTAACATAGAAGGCAAAGGTTGGTCAGTTAGTGACTTTAAGCAGTGATATGATGAACAggttatttctctctctctcctctaagCCTATCCGACAAGGGCTCGTAAGATATGCTCATGTAACCGCGCTCCTATCAGTGTAAGAGTACCAGCCTTACTGTACATGCATGAGTATatggtctgcacctgcgcagtagcacgccaCTGCTCATGCAtgcctttttcctccatgcacgagcagctttgtgctactgggcaGGCATGGATCATTCTCACACATGCACAATACAGCCACACTTTTACACGGTGGCAGGGTCAAGAACGatatggaaagcctctggagcatccagaggcttcccactacttaggtaGATATCTGACTTTGCACACATGCCTCctcgggtttgctttaagtagCAGCTAAAGGCTTCAATCCTGGGTCAATAGAGATTTGCATGTAGGGGAAGTGTTGTAATCATCACTAGCAAGTATGTGTTCActgcaggattttctttattttggtGAAGGAAACGGCAAGTTTATTTAATGTCTAAAACTTCTCACAGGTATGGCCCACGGACATGAACACCATGGACATGGGCATGAGCACCATGGACATGAGAAGCTGCATTTGCCAGATTACAAGCAGTGGAAGATAGAGGGGACACCCCTGGAAACTGTACAGGCCAGACTACAAAGGAGGGGTTTGAGAGATCCATGGTTAAGGTATGGTTTACTAAGGCTAACATTTTTCTTGCTTTAAACATTCCATGAATAGTGCTCAGATAAAACCTATGGACTGAACTGGGACATGTACATATCCAATTCGGATTGGCCAAtaatttgtcaattttatcacctccatgtagcatgagggccaacatattttgaatactataaattaggttgtgtaggtaagctctcacactacgtgaaggtggtaaaattggtcagtgattggcaaatCACAATTAAAGGTGTGGACCATGCTTTATGCTCACTTTTTCATGTGGGATGCTATGGATGTGCAGTGTTTGACATcactagctgtgtgtgtgtgtggggggggggggggggggggggggaggaatggtCTCCAGGTTGAAACCCATGTAACTGCAGGAGCAGTTGGGTTTCCCGTACAACATTCGTCTGCATTCTATTGTTAATTATGGGAAAAGTAGGTAGCGCTCTATATTCTACTCTTTTAAGAAGTTATCCGGTCTGTTTATAAAGTCATCTACTGTGTTTGCTAGAACCATTGTTGAGAAAAGAATATCTTAGGCTGTAAACACACTGTGAACGCTTTCTAAACAATTTTTTGACCATCAGtgctttctgagcatttttttttaaaagtaccaattgacttacattaaaatcatggttagaaaagcgctcagaaaatcgctcacaGTGTGTCTATCGCCTTACACTAGTGGAAAAGCGTACATGtaataaaggcgcctggaaaaaagaggTGCCGGGTAtaaccgctagtagaatatcagtaagattactaatattctactactgaattaccatagtaagatatcagtaacatttactaatattttatacaaatatttaatATTTATCGCCCCAACACCCCCTTCACGGATCTTAACTCTTGTCACAAAGCCACAATGAGTGGTAAATTGGGTGTAAAATAGCAGTCGCCCGGGCTACCCGCTGTGCAAATTACAGCAATAAATAGCGGGCATTATGCTAATTGCAGCCTTTATCATTGCTGCGAATGGCAGCGCCCTTCTGTTCAGGACGCCTTAATTGCCCTTTTTACTGGCTTCAAGTGGAGAAacctctgcacaggtgcagattaAACCTCTTTACTCCTACatagaatccacctagctgaaacACTATTTACCCCTCCTGTGCATGGGTGAGGTTTCCTACAAAACATGCACGGTTGGGTAGTCACGAGAATAGGTTTGAGAACCACTgcataagggctcgttcacactacaagtgcttttctgagcgctttgtggctttaaaagcttttgctaatgttatcctatgtgtgtgttcacactggatcaatgtgattttgtaaaaatcccccatagcattgcattagcaagagcttttcaaatctctaGCGCTTAAACAGCTCTTGTAAAGTGAATCAGCCCTGTCAGttgcttaaagagagactgaagtctcctgaaatctttttatttaaaaaatgtgttttacatgTTAGCCCTACTGTGACAAtcaagccccgcgatcccgtcgagatctgctcccattagcgtacgcaggaagtacgggtgcagacggacaacgagaccagtTGCTGGATTGTCAGAGGGAGAAAGGTtaatgcgacagagcgtgccaatcccgtctaatctgctcctgttagcatacgcaggaagtacggtgaacagactgacaatgaagattggtcgcgcagctgccgacaatatgtaatgggacagtcCCTCACCAATCtcttattactaggccactgttgccatgcaggtctcatgcactagagactgctggaggcaaattcactgtgtgcgtagtaaatggttaagattggttggaggtgctcatacatgtacaatcccgattgtacgtacaatcggtaaactaaaaatatagattttgcgctggaaatcgggtaaatacactgccaccactctccgaTTGATAGGGCGAAGAGatcccaacgctatcataatatggtagccagcccaatcacgttcgacatgctccagtcaccgttcgggaatagtcacttccgacagcTTAaaaactgtgagcaatgtgacgttaaagaaaggttactgggtccatatatgtTGCAATCTCGATTGTATCCAATCTAGAAACTAAAGTTATTGATTTTGCACAGGAAATCggatactagctaatcctagaaggaagaaactgttatttacagcctagctagcaaatcaacaatttataagaaaatcctaaaacaatgcggtagtatgactgactcttcagagggcagattcgttatagcagcaatcagatgaccagaacaggcacaagactgaacgataaaaatcgttagttttattctaaatctacatacacacacagcttactttagaacagattgatttgatagaaagagagtagagatgaaaagaaacagaatgtcttaatatacagttcaaataccgttattggtattccatgcggcaatcgcaagtctttggaggaaagtccaagatggcggttgccatgcggcttgTGAGAAATCCAAGAAGGAGATTTTGCGCCAGTGTCCCGCTGGCTGCCAAGATGTTATGAGGCCAGGATTTCAGGTAATGGACGCTGTGTGTCAATGGGTTTTGTTCCGCACTGTAGGTGGGAGGGGTTATGACatgtacaagtccagccttgtgcaattagaataaggcagtgcccccttaggcagggagagattttgggccaattcatgtTTTGGCCGCTCTCTGCGTGCCCGTAGGTACCATCAAGAACCCGAGTGAATATTCATaatcagcgtaagtgtgtgaatctgctaataccaaacacgaggagcaGATATTACTCATAACCCATTTTCTACTTCTCCCCCTTGCAGCCTGGGTTTGGAAGTAGCTAGCTGGTCCAAATTCTCTCAGCACCTGCACCAAGTTGAACCTCACAACTTGTGCACTTTTCAGTGGCCTAGGAACTTCCTATGCCATGAATTATGAGGGAAATATTGGGTATCTCAGGGCCACATGGGGGTCAGCTGGGAGATGGATTCTTTTGATCTCTCAGGACATGGGGCCAGGTGACAAACCCTGCTGAGATCGGTGCCTCCAGGTCTGCTTTGAACTCAGGCCAGAAGGCTGCTATGTGCTGGGTCGGTGCCTATCAGTCTGAAAAAGAGAGTAGGTGTGAGATATCCCTTTGTCACACGGAGGTGAGAAAAGCTTGGTAATTAGAACCAGTGTGTGCTAACAggcaggaaggagagagggaaaaaaactAGTGCTTTTAAACCGAAATGTCATTTTGGGTGGTTTTGCAAAGAGACTTGCGTTAGTGGCTTCATGACGCATTCAATATGTCATATCGATGGTGTcacacctacctaaaccgccgctgtaatctaactaaatcccccctccctctcccccacaaaatccacgactttcttggtcgtggattttgctgctgttggaggcagagctttgcctcCATTCGCATCTATCAGCCGCGTATCtccgtctctcccccgcccctctcagtgaaggaagactgagaggggcgggggagagccgGCGAtctgggctgacagacgcgctgagaggcagagctgtggctcatagctctgcctctcacggaagcgctccccggatatccccccggggagttaggggggatttagttagattagagcggtGGGGATGCGACGGTTTATGTTaaacatgttaaacacatttttttaaataaaaagatgcttttctggagacttcagtctctttttaaagggaacctaaactgagagggatatggaggtttccttttaaacaataccagttgcctggcatttgcctggcagtcctctttggttgcagtagtggctgaatcacagacctgaaacaagcatggagagccaggcaactggtattatgttaaccacttaattacaagctgacttataaaaacgtcctgctagagcctcttaatggctccaggatgttttttataagtcagacagtgtgcatgtgcgcgtgcgtgcgtgcgtgcgtgcgtgcatgcattcccgtgcatgtgaaaatagtggaaaaataccaccaaagaaaaaatatacctttatttccaaatactgtattctcaccatactttgtactaggggcataattaaaatcttgtgataaccagaacaaataggcaaataaaatgtgtgggttttatgcacggtagcagtgtttatattaaaactataggggagaaaactggagaaatagtgtatttttttcaaccccaaaaagcccaattggtggtgaaaaaaacaagatatagatcatttcattgtgattagtagtgattaagctattgacaAATGAAAGGAAGAGCAttaaaaggtgaaaatcgctcttgtccgttagggtaaaaacgcctttgcggtgaagtggttaaaaggaaaaatccatatccttctcggtttaggttccctttaaacacatcATCAGAGGAAAGGTGAGTCGACCTCCAGTTTCTAGCTAAATGACATGAAGCTTCAATCTGTATGAGCCTGTGTTGGGACATTGATATGTTTAAAGGGCGAAGTAAATATATGATTGCATTCTTCAGCTGTGTTCAGGCATAATATTGACTTGCTGAATTCTGCAGCAGAACTGGTTTGTTCTGTCAaagctcaaataaaaaaaaacattatgacataggcctcaattcacggagctttatcaaacactttatcaaacgtttaataaattacctcatgggtaaaatctaattttggattcactaaggtgttatatatttattgaacattttatcggtaaaacattcgataaatatgtaacaccttagtgaattcaaaattagattttagccatgaggtaatttatcaaacgtttgataaagtgtttgataaagctctgtgaattgaggcctattgtCTTAGCATACTGGCTTCAACAATCTACAAACATGAGAGAATACACTGGAGCTGATTTTATCAAGGATATGCAAGAATGGTGCAGTTgcacaaaacagccaatcagtcttGGTTTCATTTTGCAGcgtgaatctgattggttgttgtcACTAGTGGAAAAATACACACTAATCATTTCATAGACATTTCTCCACTCTAtccaaaactttaaaaaaaagaaaacaaaatatggAATTATTAAGGTTGCCATCCTCTAttaaccccttcagtaccagTGGTTTCTGGACCAGAGACCGATGGCACAAAAAAACGCTGCCTACCGACGAATCGCCACTG
It includes:
- the NDUFB3 gene encoding NADH dehydrogenase [ubiquinone] 1 beta subcomplex subunit 3, yielding MAHGHEHHGHGHEHHGHEKLHLPDYKQWKIEGTPLETVQARLQRRGLRDPWLRNEAWRYSGAFAKPVTVGQVLFKGFKWGFAAFVVALGVEYALFPPKKDDGHH